The following are encoded together in the Diabrotica undecimpunctata isolate CICGRU chromosome 7, icDiaUnde3, whole genome shotgun sequence genome:
- the LOC140444890 gene encoding tRNA modification GTPase GTPBP3, mitochondrial isoform X3 → MTGLSSTPKPRTAILKSIRNHINGEVIDKGLVLWFPGPKSFTGEDSVEFQVHGGVAIINAVLESLRTISNLRLAEPGEFTRRAFLNGKLDLTEVEGLADLLQAETEAQRKQAYLQSQGSLSKLYNKWMTTLIRNVAHVEAHIDFDETETMDFGIIDAVKHDIQKLAKNIETHLADGRKGEILRCGVRTVILGEPNVGKSSLLNLLCHRPAAIVTPIEGTTRDILEVTLNIGGYPLVLADTAGLRSDSIDVVEREGISRALQLYEKSDLVILVVDSERYLRWKNDHADKSFKDYLVDYLEKLKLSDLLKSSNTCDIRFNKKCILVFNKADLSAEHIDIDSQTCVSISCITEYGVPTLIKSISLHLKDLCGEPTAEHPSMNQIRHRQHLTDCLKHLRLFIESSDNHNQDLVIMAEHLRRALKHLGKLLGKVTTEDLLDVIFKDFCIGK, encoded by the exons ATGACTGGTTTATCATCAACTCCAAAGCCAAGAACAGCTAttttaaaaagtattagaaatCATATAAATGGAGAAGTGATAGACAAAGGGTTGGTATTGTGGTTTCCAG GACCAAAAAGTTTTACTGGTGAGGACAGTGTGGAATTCCAAGTTCATGGAGGTGTTGCAATTATCAATGCTGTCCTAGAATCATTGAGAACAATTTCCAATTTGAGATTGGCTGAACCAGGAGAATTTACTAGAAGAGCTTTTCTTAATGGAAAATTAGATCTCACCGAAGTCGAGGGTTTGGCAGATTTGCTTCAAGCTGAAACTGAAGCCCAAAGAAAGCAG GCATACCTACAATCACAAGGATCGTTGAGCAAACTCTACAACAAATGGATGACGACACTCATTCGCAATGTAGCCCATGTAGAAGCCCACATAGATTTCGATGAAACAGAAACGATGGACTTTGGCATAATTGACGCAGTTAAACATGATATTCAAAAGTTGGCTAAAAATATTGAGACGCATTTAGCTGATGGAAGGAAAGGGGAAATTTTGCGTTGTGGTGTACGAACAGTCATTTTGGGAGAGCCGAACGTTGGAAAAAGCAGCCTTCTGAACTTGCTAT GTCATCGTCCAGCGGCGATAGTCACCCCTATCGAAGGCACCACCCGCGATATTCTAGAAGTAACTTTAAACATCGGTGGCTACCCCCTGGTATTGGCAGATACGGCTGGTCTTAGGTCAGATTCAATAGATGTCGTCGAAAGAGAGGGAATTAGTAGAGCTCTACAACTATACGAAAAGTCTGATCTTGTAATTTTAGTTGTTGATTCGGAGAGATATTTGCGTTGGAAAAACGATCATGCAGATAAAAGTTTTAAAGACTACCTTGTAGATTATTTAGAAAAGCTGAAATTATCGGATCTTCTTAAAAGTTCAAACACGTGCGATAtacgttttaataaaaaatgcatattagtttttaataaagCTGATCTCTCTGCAGAACATATTGATATTGACTCGCAGACCTGTGTAAGCATTTCCTGTATTACTGAGTATGGTGTTCCTACGCTAATAAAAAGTATTTCGTTGCATTTAAAAGACTT ATGTGGAGAACCAACCGCTGAACATCCCAGTATGAACCAAATTAGACATCGACAGCATCTTACTGATTGCTTGAAACATTTAAGGTTATTTATTGAGAGTAGCGATAATCATAATCAAGATTTAGTCATAATGGCCGAACATCTAAGAAGAGCATTAAAACATTTGGGAAAACTATTAGGGAAAGTAACCACAGAGGATTTATTAGATgtgatttttaaagatttttgtatTGGTAAATAA
- the LOC140444890 gene encoding tRNA modification GTPase GTPBP3, mitochondrial isoform X1, protein MLFKFCKSILYYTKRNICSLKSDTIFALSSGHGKCGVAVIRISGSNSETALKLMTGLSSTPKPRTAILKSIRNHINGEVIDKGLVLWFPGPKSFTGEDSVEFQVHGGVAIINAVLESLRTISNLRLAEPGEFTRRAFLNGKLDLTEVEGLADLLQAETEAQRKQAYLQSQGSLSKLYNKWMTTLIRNVAHVEAHIDFDETETMDFGIIDAVKHDIQKLAKNIETHLADGRKGEILRCGVRTVILGEPNVGKSSLLNLLCHRPAAIVTPIEGTTRDILEVTLNIGGYPLVLADTAGLRSDSIDVVEREGISRALQLYEKSDLVILVVDSERYLRWKNDHADKSFKDYLVDYLEKLKLSDLLKSSNTCDIRFNKKCILVFNKADLSAEHIDIDSQTCVSISCITEYGVPTLIKSISLHLKDLCGEPTAEHPSMNQIRHRQHLTDCLKHLRLFIESSDNHNQDLVIMAEHLRRALKHLGKLLGKVTTEDLLDVIFKDFCIGK, encoded by the exons atgttatttaaattttgtaaaagtatCCTTTATTATACAAAGAGAAATATTTGTTCATTAAAATCTGACACAATTTTTGCTTTATCATCTG GTCATGGCAAGTGTGGTGTTGCAGTAATTCGAATATCTGGTTCAAATTCTGAAACAGCCCTGAAATTAATGACTGGTTTATCATCAACTCCAAAGCCAAGAACAGCTAttttaaaaagtattagaaatCATATAAATGGAGAAGTGATAGACAAAGGGTTGGTATTGTGGTTTCCAG GACCAAAAAGTTTTACTGGTGAGGACAGTGTGGAATTCCAAGTTCATGGAGGTGTTGCAATTATCAATGCTGTCCTAGAATCATTGAGAACAATTTCCAATTTGAGATTGGCTGAACCAGGAGAATTTACTAGAAGAGCTTTTCTTAATGGAAAATTAGATCTCACCGAAGTCGAGGGTTTGGCAGATTTGCTTCAAGCTGAAACTGAAGCCCAAAGAAAGCAG GCATACCTACAATCACAAGGATCGTTGAGCAAACTCTACAACAAATGGATGACGACACTCATTCGCAATGTAGCCCATGTAGAAGCCCACATAGATTTCGATGAAACAGAAACGATGGACTTTGGCATAATTGACGCAGTTAAACATGATATTCAAAAGTTGGCTAAAAATATTGAGACGCATTTAGCTGATGGAAGGAAAGGGGAAATTTTGCGTTGTGGTGTACGAACAGTCATTTTGGGAGAGCCGAACGTTGGAAAAAGCAGCCTTCTGAACTTGCTAT GTCATCGTCCAGCGGCGATAGTCACCCCTATCGAAGGCACCACCCGCGATATTCTAGAAGTAACTTTAAACATCGGTGGCTACCCCCTGGTATTGGCAGATACGGCTGGTCTTAGGTCAGATTCAATAGATGTCGTCGAAAGAGAGGGAATTAGTAGAGCTCTACAACTATACGAAAAGTCTGATCTTGTAATTTTAGTTGTTGATTCGGAGAGATATTTGCGTTGGAAAAACGATCATGCAGATAAAAGTTTTAAAGACTACCTTGTAGATTATTTAGAAAAGCTGAAATTATCGGATCTTCTTAAAAGTTCAAACACGTGCGATAtacgttttaataaaaaatgcatattagtttttaataaagCTGATCTCTCTGCAGAACATATTGATATTGACTCGCAGACCTGTGTAAGCATTTCCTGTATTACTGAGTATGGTGTTCCTACGCTAATAAAAAGTATTTCGTTGCATTTAAAAGACTT ATGTGGAGAACCAACCGCTGAACATCCCAGTATGAACCAAATTAGACATCGACAGCATCTTACTGATTGCTTGAAACATTTAAGGTTATTTATTGAGAGTAGCGATAATCATAATCAAGATTTAGTCATAATGGCCGAACATCTAAGAAGAGCATTAAAACATTTGGGAAAACTATTAGGGAAAGTAACCACAGAGGATTTATTAGATgtgatttttaaagatttttgtatTGGTAAATAA
- the LOC140444890 gene encoding tRNA modification GTPase GTPBP3, mitochondrial isoform X2, with product MILFFVENINFSLVVLHLGHGKCGVAVIRISGSNSETALKLMTGLSSTPKPRTAILKSIRNHINGEVIDKGLVLWFPGPKSFTGEDSVEFQVHGGVAIINAVLESLRTISNLRLAEPGEFTRRAFLNGKLDLTEVEGLADLLQAETEAQRKQAYLQSQGSLSKLYNKWMTTLIRNVAHVEAHIDFDETETMDFGIIDAVKHDIQKLAKNIETHLADGRKGEILRCGVRTVILGEPNVGKSSLLNLLCHRPAAIVTPIEGTTRDILEVTLNIGGYPLVLADTAGLRSDSIDVVEREGISRALQLYEKSDLVILVVDSERYLRWKNDHADKSFKDYLVDYLEKLKLSDLLKSSNTCDIRFNKKCILVFNKADLSAEHIDIDSQTCVSISCITEYGVPTLIKSISLHLKDLCGEPTAEHPSMNQIRHRQHLTDCLKHLRLFIESSDNHNQDLVIMAEHLRRALKHLGKLLGKVTTEDLLDVIFKDFCIGK from the exons atgattttattttttgttgaaaatattaattttagctTAGTAGTTTTACATCTCG GTCATGGCAAGTGTGGTGTTGCAGTAATTCGAATATCTGGTTCAAATTCTGAAACAGCCCTGAAATTAATGACTGGTTTATCATCAACTCCAAAGCCAAGAACAGCTAttttaaaaagtattagaaatCATATAAATGGAGAAGTGATAGACAAAGGGTTGGTATTGTGGTTTCCAG GACCAAAAAGTTTTACTGGTGAGGACAGTGTGGAATTCCAAGTTCATGGAGGTGTTGCAATTATCAATGCTGTCCTAGAATCATTGAGAACAATTTCCAATTTGAGATTGGCTGAACCAGGAGAATTTACTAGAAGAGCTTTTCTTAATGGAAAATTAGATCTCACCGAAGTCGAGGGTTTGGCAGATTTGCTTCAAGCTGAAACTGAAGCCCAAAGAAAGCAG GCATACCTACAATCACAAGGATCGTTGAGCAAACTCTACAACAAATGGATGACGACACTCATTCGCAATGTAGCCCATGTAGAAGCCCACATAGATTTCGATGAAACAGAAACGATGGACTTTGGCATAATTGACGCAGTTAAACATGATATTCAAAAGTTGGCTAAAAATATTGAGACGCATTTAGCTGATGGAAGGAAAGGGGAAATTTTGCGTTGTGGTGTACGAACAGTCATTTTGGGAGAGCCGAACGTTGGAAAAAGCAGCCTTCTGAACTTGCTAT GTCATCGTCCAGCGGCGATAGTCACCCCTATCGAAGGCACCACCCGCGATATTCTAGAAGTAACTTTAAACATCGGTGGCTACCCCCTGGTATTGGCAGATACGGCTGGTCTTAGGTCAGATTCAATAGATGTCGTCGAAAGAGAGGGAATTAGTAGAGCTCTACAACTATACGAAAAGTCTGATCTTGTAATTTTAGTTGTTGATTCGGAGAGATATTTGCGTTGGAAAAACGATCATGCAGATAAAAGTTTTAAAGACTACCTTGTAGATTATTTAGAAAAGCTGAAATTATCGGATCTTCTTAAAAGTTCAAACACGTGCGATAtacgttttaataaaaaatgcatattagtttttaataaagCTGATCTCTCTGCAGAACATATTGATATTGACTCGCAGACCTGTGTAAGCATTTCCTGTATTACTGAGTATGGTGTTCCTACGCTAATAAAAAGTATTTCGTTGCATTTAAAAGACTT ATGTGGAGAACCAACCGCTGAACATCCCAGTATGAACCAAATTAGACATCGACAGCATCTTACTGATTGCTTGAAACATTTAAGGTTATTTATTGAGAGTAGCGATAATCATAATCAAGATTTAGTCATAATGGCCGAACATCTAAGAAGAGCATTAAAACATTTGGGAAAACTATTAGGGAAAGTAACCACAGAGGATTTATTAGATgtgatttttaaagatttttgtatTGGTAAATAA
- the CSN4 gene encoding COP9 signalosome complex subunit 4, with protein sequence MSNKALNLRVQLQNIIASGGSHKDQAEKYRSTLEGILQESGTDLIECLQTFIEAILNENVSLVISRQILTEISAHLMKLKDDVSKAVSHYMLDKVQPRVISFEEQVASIRQHLALIYERNQMWREAAVVLVGIPLETGQKQYTVDYKLETYLKIARLYLENDDPVQAEAFINRASLLQAESRNEQLQIYYKVCYARVLDYRRKFIEAAQRYNELSYRTIVHEDERMTALRNALVCTVLASAGQQRSRMLATLFKDERCQQLPAVGILEKMYLERIIRRSELRDFEALLQPHQKASTIDGSTILDRAVIEHNLLSASKLYNNISFEELGALLEIVPSKAEKIASQMITEGRMNGYIDQIDSIVHFETRETLPQWDKQIQSLCYQVNSIIESISKHHPEWMLKVMDEQMVS encoded by the exons ATGTCCAATAAGGCTCTAAATTTACGTGTACAACTTCAGAACATTATAGCTTCGGGAGGATCTCACAAAGATCAAGCTGAAAA atATAGGTCCACCCTTGAAGGTATACTACAAGAGAGTGGTACTGATTTAATTGAATGCTTACAAACTTTTATTGAAGCAA TTCTAAATGAAAATGTAAGTTTAGTAATTTCTCGACAAATTCTAACTGAAATTAGTGCACATCTAATGAAACTTAAGGATGATGTGTCAAAAGCTGTGTCACACTATATGTTAGATAAAGTTCAGCCAAGGGTGATATCTTTTGAAGAACAAGTAGCTAGCATAAGACAACATTTAGCTCTTATTTATGAAAGGAATCAAATGTGGAGGGAAGCAGCAGTTGTGTTAG TCGGAATACCACTAGAAACAGGCCAAAAACAGTACACAGTTGATTACAAACTAGAGACATATTTAAAGATTGCCAGGTTATATTTAGAAAATGATGATCCTGTTCAAGCTGAGGCTTTCATAAACAGAGCTTCCTTACTACAAGCTGAATCCCGAAATGAACAacttcaaatatattacaaagtTTGTTATGCCAGAGTTTTAGATTATAGAAGAAAATTCATAGAAGCTGCCCAGAGATATAATGAGCTCTCTTATAGAACAATAGTGCACGAAGATGAAAGAATGACAGCTTTGAGGAATGCTTTGGTATGTACTGTTTTGGCCTCAGCAGGACAGCAAAGGTCGAGGATGTTAGCTACTCTGTTCAAAGACGAAAGGTGCCAGCAGTTGCCTGCTGTTGGAATTTTGGAGAAAATGTATCTTGAAAGGATTATTAGGag atcTGAACTTAGAGACTTCGAAGCTTTACTTCAACCTCATCAAAAAGCTTCTACGATAGATGGTTCCACAATTTTAGATAGAGCTGTAATAGAACACAATCTATTATCCGCCAGTAAGTTATATAACAACATAAGCTTTGAAGAGTTGGGTGCTTTACTAGAAATTGTACCATCTAAAGCTGAAAAAATTGCCAGCCAAATGATAACTGAAGGTAGAATGAATGGCTACATTGATCAGATTGATTCGATAGTTCATTTTGAAA cgCGGGAGACGTTGCCACAGTGGGATAAACAAATTCAGTCCCTTTGTTACCAGGTTAATTCGATCATCGAGAGTATCTCAAAACATCATCCAGAATGGATGTTGAAGGTAATGGATGAGCAGATGGTGTCCTAA